One genomic segment of Mytilus galloprovincialis chromosome 5, xbMytGall1.hap1.1, whole genome shotgun sequence includes these proteins:
- the LOC143075608 gene encoding protein N-terminal glutamine amidohydrolase-like isoform X2 has product MGNIGTIKDNRSEENVWKVCDYVKNHHPVVLDNCYCVFISNKDKVIPLWQQKSSQREDTLVIWDYHVIFIYKQSEKESLVYDLDTSLPFPCDFKTYFLEGIRSNQTLQPQFHRFFRVISAPMFLQTFASDRSHMLNEEGNYLHPPPTYQCIKTKECDNNISDFISMDPDVGVGMVKPLKDFVSFFHHS; this is encoded by the exons ATGGGAAATATTGGTACTATAAAAGATAATAGAAG tgAAGAAAATGTTTGGAAGGTTTGTGACTATGTGAAGAATCACCATCCTGTTGTACTAGATAACTGTTACTGTGTATTCATATCAAACAAAGACAAAGTG atACCATTATGGCAGCAGAAGTCAAGTCAAAGAGAAGATACTCTTGTGATATGG GATTACCAtgtgatatttatatataagcaGTCTGAGAAAGAATCCTTAGTATATGACCTTGACACATCCTTACCCTTCCCATGTGACTTCAAAACCTACTTTTTAGAGGGAATAAGATCTAATCAAACCTTACAACCACAATTCCATAG attttttcgAGTAATCTCAGCACCAATGTTTCTGCAGACCTTTGCTTCAGACAGGAGTCACATGTTAAACGAGGAAGGAAACTACCTACATCCCCCACCAACATATCAATGTATTAAAACCAAAG aaTGTGACAATAATATAAGTGATTTTATCAGTATGGACCCAGACGTTGGAGTTGGAATGGTAAAACCTTTGAAAGACTTTGTTAGTTTCTTTCATCATTCATAA
- the LOC143075608 gene encoding protein N-terminal glutamine amidohydrolase-like isoform X1: MTDNEHELKKNPELPLSKEECVYTKCYCEENVWKVCDYVKNHHPVVLDNCYCVFISNKDKVIPLWQQKSSQREDTLVIWDYHVIFIYKQSEKESLVYDLDTSLPFPCDFKTYFLEGIRSNQTLQPQFHRFFRVISAPMFLQTFASDRSHMLNEEGNYLHPPPTYQCIKTKECDNNISDFISMDPDVGVGMVKPLKDFVSFFHHS; this comes from the exons ATGACTGACAACGAACACGAATTAAAGAAAAACCCAGAATTACCATTATCGAAAGAAGAATGCGTATACACAAAGTGTTATTG tgAAGAAAATGTTTGGAAGGTTTGTGACTATGTGAAGAATCACCATCCTGTTGTACTAGATAACTGTTACTGTGTATTCATATCAAACAAAGACAAAGTG atACCATTATGGCAGCAGAAGTCAAGTCAAAGAGAAGATACTCTTGTGATATGG GATTACCAtgtgatatttatatataagcaGTCTGAGAAAGAATCCTTAGTATATGACCTTGACACATCCTTACCCTTCCCATGTGACTTCAAAACCTACTTTTTAGAGGGAATAAGATCTAATCAAACCTTACAACCACAATTCCATAG attttttcgAGTAATCTCAGCACCAATGTTTCTGCAGACCTTTGCTTCAGACAGGAGTCACATGTTAAACGAGGAAGGAAACTACCTACATCCCCCACCAACATATCAATGTATTAAAACCAAAG aaTGTGACAATAATATAAGTGATTTTATCAGTATGGACCCAGACGTTGGAGTTGGAATGGTAAAACCTTTGAAAGACTTTGTTAGTTTCTTTCATCATTCATAA